In Drosophila simulans strain w501 chromosome 3R, Prin_Dsim_3.1, whole genome shotgun sequence, a single window of DNA contains:
- the LOC6726762 gene encoding geranylgeranyl transferase type-2 subunit alpha yields the protein MHGRVKVRTTEEERERKKKEQALKVRAYRAAMGRIQKKREAGELDNEMLSLTVQILLRNPDVSTLWNIRRECVLEKLSRLKEEETACETPSEEENQTVEDKTGEKKAAAEDKSHSIFTCELDLTEQCLMVNPKSYNAWHHRCWTLEQNPRADWQREVQLCNKYLKFDERNFHTWDYRRYVTGKAMVPAAQELDFCTEKIKVNFSNYSSWHHRSLLLPELYPNQQRDRPMSEEKLQKELEMVLTAAFTDPNDSSAWFYQRWLLGSGAQLDRAPRIAAFRLESHGAVLALDKPYPDIKQLKTELVGGGQTILLESWQPVDKRGTSWKCQQNFDYQRNSAYSLSLSDQKVDLLPLSGPENGAYYFAPPHGTASCSKDLLAELQTQLQSCLDLLEFEPDSKWTLLTSALLMRAIDFSANHETSLAHLAKLEKVDSLREGYYKDLAARWTLEWELAKWPLSADFPKRFDKADDVLLESLPYDQYLVIADEITLPKKLRDKLGESVPKTFVDLKLQS from the coding sequence ATGCACGGACGCGTAAAAGTGAGGACGACGGAGGAGGAGCGCGAGCGGAAGAAGAAGGAACAGGCTCTGAAGGTGCGGGCCTACCGTGCAGCCATGGGAAGGATTCAGAAGAAGAGAGAGGCGGGCGAGCTGGACAACGAAATGCTCAGCCTGACGGTTCAGATCTTGCTGCGGAATCCGGATGTCAGCACGCTGTGGAACATTCGCAGGGAGTGCGTGCTGGAGAAGCTGTCCAGGCTAAAGGAAGAGGAGACCGCGTGCGAGACGCCCAGCGAGGAGGAAAACCAAACCGTGGAGGATAAGACGGGTGAAAAGAAGGCCGCTGCCGAGGACAAGTCCCATTCCATTTTCACCTGCGAACTGGACCTCACCGAGCAGTGCCTTATGGTCAACCCGAAGTCCTACAACGCCTGGCACCACCGCTGCTGGACCCTGGAACAGAATCCCAGGGCCGACTGGCAGCGGGAGGTGCAACTGTGCAACAAGTACCTCAAATTCGACGAGCGCAACTTCCACACCTGGGACTACAGGCGCTATGTAACCGGCAAGGCCATGGTGCCGGCCGCCCAGGAGCTGGACTTCTGCACCGAGAAGATCAAGGTTAACTTCTCCAACTACTCCAGCTGGCACCACCGCAGTCTCCTGCTTCCGGAGCTCTACCCCAACCAGCAGAGAGACCGGCCCATGAGTGAGGAGAAGTTGCAGAAGGAGCTTGAAATGGTGCTGACGGCTGCTTTCACGGATCCCAACGACAGCAGTGCTTGGTTCTACCAGCGCTGGTTACTGGGCAGCGGCGCCCAATTGGATCGGGCTCCTAGAATAGCTGCTTTTCGACTAGAGTCACATGGAGCAGTCCTCGCCCTCGACAAACCCTACCCAGATATCAAACAATTGAAGACTGAGCTAGTTGGGGGAGGACAGACGATTTTACTGGAGTCCTGGCAACCAGTGGACAAGCGTGGAACCAGTTGGAAATGCCAGCAGAACTTCGATTACCAAAGAAACTCAGCTTACTCCCTTAGTCTCTCCGATCAGAAGGTTGACCTCTTGCCTCTGTCTGGCCCGGAAAACGGAGCCTATTACTTTGCGCCGCCACATGGCACCGCGAGTTGCAGCAAGGATCTCCTGGCGGAGCTGCAAACGCAGCTGCAATCCTGCCTAGATCTTCTGGAGTTTGAGCCGGACAGCAAGTGGACCCTACTCACAAGTGCCCTTCTTATGCGTGCTATCGATTTCTCAGCCAATCACGAAACGAGCTTGGCGCACTTGGCCAAGTTGGAAAAGGTGGATTCCTTGAGAGAGGGTTACTACAAGGACCTCGCTGCTAGGTGGACCTTGGAGTGGGAGCTTGCCAAGTGGCCTCTATCTGCCGACTTTCCCAAGAGATTCGACAAAGCGGATGACGTACTGCTGGAATCGCTTCCCTATGATCAATACTTAGTCATCGCTGATGAAATAACCTTGCCCAAGAAACTACGAGACAAATTGGGGGAATCAGTGCCCAAAACGTTTGTAGACCTGAAGTTGCAGTCATAG